From Suncus etruscus isolate mSunEtr1 unplaced genomic scaffold, mSunEtr1.pri.cur scaffold_76_ctg1, whole genome shotgun sequence, a single genomic window includes:
- the LOC126000712 gene encoding LOW QUALITY PROTEIN: zinc finger protein 678-like (The sequence of the model RefSeq protein was modified relative to this genomic sequence to represent the inferred CDS: substituted 2 bases at 2 genomic stop codons) → MTVTVTFPEVAVNFSQDEWLCLDPSQKNLYREVMLETYQHLQAVGHCGVKPALISWLEVGDLEGLQRGIFPDGGPQVPIVTFQKFTFGMEYPIKYEMRNSQTQLDGADPVLQAAVWGKSSCPYPNRSEESGGICCEVDQSEERFLMPKPVTTVQNPPEAVLPSPWTQTPTVGPSWERRTTVFALSPSQSQANQKITCRVKPPECKQCGRDYVCALHLEVSSDTLSTKDTPEGLRGGYALSQPSCQRDTKEVQKRKKQNTCQECGKVISQSSYLKRPKGIHTGEKRFTCQECGKTFTLSSYLNSHKKIHTGEKPYTCQECGKAFSQSSGLYIHKKIHTGEKNYTCQECGKAVTQSSYLYQHKKTHTAEKPYTCYEGGKAFTHSTHLNSHKKIHTGEKPYRCQECGKSFTQSSNLTTHKKIHTREKPYRCQECGKAFTQSTHLSRHKKIHTGEKPYRCQECGKAFTQSTHLSCHKKIHTGEKPYRCQECGKSFTESSNLTTHKKIHTREKPYRCQECGKAFTSSTHLNSHKKIHTGEKPYTCEECGKAFTRSSILTSHKKIHTGEKTYRCQECGKSFSQSSGLYIHKKIHTGEKPYTCQECGKSFTQSSHLSRHKKIHTGXKPYTCQVCGKSFTKIVHLSSHKKIHTGEKTYRYQEXEKAFTQFSGLYIHNKIHTGEKLDTYQ, encoded by the exons ATGACg GTTACTGTGACCTTCCCCGAAGTAGCTGTGAACTTCTCCCAGGATGAGTGGCTGTGTCTGGACCCCTCTCAGAAGAATCTCTACAGAGAAGTGATGCTAGAGACCTACCAGCACCTGCAGGCCGTAG GGCATTGTGGCGTGAAGCCtgcgctgatctcctggttggaagtaGGAGACCTTGAAGGGCTGCAGAGAGGCATATTTCCAG ATGGTGGACCACAAGTTCCAATAGTGACATTTCAGAAATTTACTTTTGGAATGGAATATCCAATAAAGTATGAGATG AGAAACAGCCAGACCCAGTTGGATGGAGCTGATCCTGTGCTGCAGGCCGCAGTCTGGGGGAAATCATCCTGCCCATACCCCAATCGGAGTGAAGAATCAGGGGGCATCTGTTGTGAAGTGGACCAGAGTGAAGAGAGATTTCTTATGCCAAAGCCAGTGACCACTGTGCAAAATCCCCCTGAAGCTGTTTTGCCCAGTCCCTGGACTCAGACCCCCACAGTGGGACCATCCTGGGAAAGGAGAACAACAGTGTTTGCTCTGAGCCCCTCACAGTCTCAGGCTAACCAGAAAATCACCTGTAGAGTGAAGCCACCTGAATGTAAGCAATGTGGGAGGGACTATGTGTGTGCCCTGCACCTTGAAGTTTCCTCAGACACCCTCAGTACAAAGGATACCCCTGAGGGTCTGCGGGGTGGATATGCCCTGAGTCAACCTTCATGCCAGAGAGACACTAAGGAAGTCCAGAAACGAAAGAAGCAaaatacatgtcaggagtgcgggaaagtaatttctcaatCCTCATATCTTAAAAGGCCCAAGggaattcatacaggagagaaacgtTTTACATGTCAGGAATGTGGGAAGACTTTCACTTTATCCTCATACCTtaatagtcacaagaaaattcatactggagagaaaccttatacatgccaggagtgtgggaaggccttctctcAATCCTCAGGACTCTatattcacaagaaaattcatactggagagaaaaattatacatgtcaggagtgtgggaaggccgtCACTCAATCCTCATATCTTTATCAACACAAGAAAACACATACTGCAGAGAAACCATATACATGTTACGAGGGTGGGAAAGCCTTCACTCATTCCACTCACCTtaatagtcacaagaaaattcatactggagagaaaccttatagatgtcaggagtgtgggaagtcctTCACTCAATCCTCAAACCTTACTactcacaagaaaattcatactagagagaaaccttatagatgtcaggagtgtgggaaggccttcactcaatccACTCACCTTAGtcgtcacaagaaaattcatactggagagaaaccttatagatgtcaggagtgtgggaaggccttcactcaatccACTCACCTTAGttgtcacaagaaaattcatactggagagaaaccttatagatgtcaggagtgtgggaagtcctTCACTGAATCCTCAAACCTTACTactcacaagaaaattcatactagagagaaaccttatagatgtcaggagtgtgggaaggccttcactagTTCCACTCACCTtaatagtcacaagaaaattcatactggagagaaaccttatacatgtgaggagtgtgggaaggccttcactcgatCCTCAATCCTTActagtcacaagaaaattcatactggagagaaaacttatagatgtcaggagtgtgggaagtcctTCTCTCAATCCTCAGGACTCTatattcacaagaaaattcatactggagagaaaccttatacatgtcaggagtgtgggaagtcctTCACTCAATCCTCACACCTTAGtcgtcacaagaaaattcatactggatagaaaccttatacatgtcaggtgTGTGGGAAGTCCTTCACTAAAATCGTTCACCTTagtagtcacaagaaaattcatactggagagaaaactTATAGATATCAGGAGTGAGAGAAGGCATTCACTCAATTCTCAGGACTctatattcacaataaaattcatactggagagaaacttGATACTTATCAGTAG